In the genome of Pseudomonas sp. LBUM920, one region contains:
- the glnE gene encoding bifunctional [glutamate--ammonia ligase]-adenylyl-L-tyrosine phosphorylase/[glutamate--ammonia-ligase] adenylyltransferase, whose product MSLPTLAPLPAILLPFAQRAEQSFRDAVAALDDDHGLSAWTPQRWADFARVCAASDFVIEQSLRDPLMLLELVAWGELDRGFAPGELCGQIAGAVQQAETEDELGRVLRRQRTRQQVRIIWRDLTRQADLVQTCRDLSDMADASIDQAYQWLYQRHCVQFGTPTGRRSGEAQHMVILGMGKLGAVELNLSSDIDLIFAYPEGGETVGVKRALDNQEFFIRLGQKLIKALDPMTVDGFVFRVDMRLRPYGSAGALVLSFNALEQYYQDQGRDWERYAMIKARVVAGDQVAGAQLLDMLRPFVYRRYLDFSAIEALRTMKQLIQQEVRRKGMADNIKLGSGGIREVEFIAQAFQLIHGGRDLSLQQRPLLKVLGTLEGQGYLPATVITELRNGYEFLRYTEHAIQAIADRQTQMLPDTPQDQARIAFMLGFADWSAFHERLMYWRGRVDWHFRQVIADPDEEEGAESELVVGGEWLPLWEESQDEDAARLQLQEGGFTDAPKALKALAGLRGSPQLRAMQRLGRERLDAFIPRLLAQAVEHANPDLVLERVLPLVEAVARRSAYLVLLTENPDALRRLLTLCAASPWIAEQITRFPLLLDELLNEGRLFKPPLAPELAAELRERLTRIPEDDLEQQMEALRHFKLAHRLRVAASEIAGSLPLMKVSDYLTWLAEAILEQVLALAWRQTVARHGSPQRLDGTLCDPGFIIVGYGKVGGIELGHGSDLDLVFIHDGDPQAETDGAKPIDGAQFFTRLGQRIIHLLTTQTNSGQLYEVDMRLRPSGASGLLVSSLGAFERYQQNEAWTWEHQALIRARVLVGSQDVGQAFEHVRARVLGRERDLAKLRQEVSEMRAKMRDNLGTRSTAAGTGANAFEPTVVFDLKQDAGGIVDIEFMVQYAALAWSAQHPSLLRYTDNIRILEGLEQVGLMPAADAHLLREVYKAYRSAAHRQALQNEAGTVAGDQFADERRQVMRIWQALGLS is encoded by the coding sequence ATGAGCCTTCCAACACTGGCCCCATTACCGGCCATTCTCTTGCCTTTTGCCCAGCGGGCCGAGCAGTCATTTCGTGACGCAGTGGCCGCGCTGGACGACGATCATGGACTTTCTGCATGGACGCCGCAACGGTGGGCTGACTTCGCCCGCGTGTGCGCCGCCAGTGATTTTGTCATTGAACAGAGCCTGCGTGACCCTTTGATGTTGCTCGAGCTGGTGGCCTGGGGCGAGCTGGACCGCGGCTTTGCGCCCGGCGAGCTGTGCGGTCAGATCGCCGGCGCCGTGCAACAGGCAGAAACAGAAGATGAGCTGGGTCGCGTGCTGCGTCGCCAGCGCACCCGCCAGCAAGTGCGCATCATCTGGCGCGACCTGACGCGCCAGGCCGACCTGGTGCAAACCTGTCGCGACCTTTCCGACATGGCCGACGCCAGCATCGACCAAGCCTACCAATGGCTGTACCAACGCCATTGCGTGCAATTTGGCACACCCACCGGCCGACGCAGCGGCGAAGCCCAGCACATGGTCATCCTCGGCATGGGCAAGCTCGGCGCCGTGGAGCTGAACCTGTCCTCTGATATCGACCTGATCTTCGCCTACCCCGAAGGCGGCGAGACGGTGGGCGTGAAGCGCGCGCTGGATAACCAGGAGTTTTTTATCCGGCTTGGTCAAAAACTGATCAAGGCGCTCGACCCGATGACGGTCGACGGGTTTGTGTTCCGCGTCGACATGCGCCTGCGTCCCTACGGTTCGGCTGGCGCCCTGGTGCTCAGCTTCAACGCGCTGGAACAGTACTACCAGGACCAGGGCCGTGATTGGGAACGCTACGCCATGATCAAGGCGCGCGTGGTTGCCGGTGACCAGGTGGCCGGTGCGCAACTGCTGGATATGCTGCGCCCGTTCGTCTATCGGCGTTACCTGGACTTTTCGGCCATCGAAGCGCTGCGCACCATGAAGCAGCTGATCCAGCAGGAAGTGCGGCGCAAAGGCATGGCCGACAACATCAAGCTGGGCTCGGGCGGCATCCGCGAAGTGGAATTTATCGCCCAGGCGTTCCAGTTGATCCACGGCGGCCGCGACCTGAGCCTGCAACAACGGCCATTGCTCAAGGTGCTCGGCACGCTCGAAGGGCAGGGTTATTTGCCTGCGACAGTGATTACCGAGTTACGCAACGGCTACGAATTCTTGCGTTACACCGAGCATGCGATCCAGGCGATCGCCGACCGCCAGACGCAAATGCTCCCGGACACCCCGCAAGATCAGGCGCGCATTGCCTTTATGCTGGGCTTTGCCGATTGGTCCGCGTTCCATGAGCGCCTGATGTATTGGCGTGGTCGGGTGGATTGGCACTTCCGCCAGGTCATCGCCGACCCCGACGAAGAAGAAGGCGCAGAGAGTGAGTTGGTCGTAGGCGGCGAGTGGCTGCCACTGTGGGAAGAGTCTCAGGACGAAGACGCCGCTCGCCTGCAGTTGCAGGAAGGTGGCTTTACCGACGCGCCCAAAGCCCTCAAAGCCCTGGCCGGCTTGCGCGGCAGCCCGCAATTGCGTGCCATGCAGCGCCTGGGGCGGGAGCGGCTGGATGCCTTTATTCCGCGTCTGCTGGCCCAGGCCGTCGAACACGCCAACCCGGATTTGGTGCTTGAACGTGTACTGCCGCTGGTCGAAGCCGTCGCCCGCCGTTCCGCTTATCTGGTGCTGCTCACGGAAAACCCCGACGCTTTGCGCCGTCTGCTCACGCTGTGCGCCGCCAGCCCGTGGATCGCCGAACAGATCACGCGCTTCCCGCTGTTGCTCGACGAACTGCTTAACGAAGGCCGCCTGTTCAAACCGCCGTTGGCGCCGGAACTCGCCGCCGAGCTGCGCGAGCGCCTCACGCGCATCCCTGAGGATGACCTTGAGCAGCAGATGGAGGCGCTGCGCCACTTCAAGCTGGCTCACCGTCTGCGCGTGGCTGCCTCGGAAATCGCCGGCAGCCTGCCGCTGATGAAAGTCAGCGACTACCTGACCTGGCTTGCCGAAGCCATTCTCGAACAAGTACTGGCCCTGGCGTGGCGCCAGACCGTGGCCCGCCACGGCTCGCCGCAGCGGCTTGACGGTACGCTGTGCGACCCGGGGTTCATCATTGTCGGTTATGGCAAGGTGGGCGGCATCGAGCTGGGGCATGGTTCTGACCTGGACCTGGTGTTTATCCACGACGGTGACCCGCAGGCCGAGACTGACGGCGCCAAGCCGATCGACGGCGCGCAGTTCTTCACGCGCCTGGGCCAGCGCATCATCCACTTGCTGACCACCCAGACCAACTCCGGCCAGCTGTATGAGGTCGACATGCGCCTGCGCCCATCCGGCGCGTCCGGCTTGCTGGTGAGTTCACTCGGAGCCTTCGAGCGCTATCAGCAAAATGAGGCCTGGACCTGGGAACATCAGGCGCTGATCCGCGCGCGGGTGCTGGTGGGCAGTCAGGATGTGGGCCAGGCGTTCGAGCACGTACGCGCCAGGGTATTGGGGCGTGAGCGTGACCTGGCCAAGCTGCGCCAGGAGGTCAGCGAGATGCGCGCCAAGATGCGCGACAACCTGGGCACCCGGTCTACGGCGGCCGGCACCGGCGCCAATGCCTTTGAGCCCACGGTGGTGTTCGACCTCAAGCAGGACGCCGGAGGTATCGTCGATATTGAATTTATGGTGCAATACGCGGCTTTGGCGTGGTCTGCGCAACATCCATCGTTGCTGCGCTACACCGACAATATCCGCATTCTGGAGGGCCTGGAGCAGGTCGGGCTGATGCCCGCCGCCGATGCCCATCTGCTGCGCGAGGTGTATAAAGCCTACCGTTCCGCCGCGCACCGCCAGGCCTTGCAAAACGAGGCTGGCACGGTAGCCGGGGATCAGTTCGCCGACGAACGGCGCCAGGTGATGCGAATCTGGCAGGCGCTGGGGTTAAGCTGA
- the waaF gene encoding lipopolysaccharide heptosyltransferase II: MNILIVGPSWVGDMVMAQTLFQCLKQRHPDCQIDVLAPEWSRPILERMPQVRKALSFPLGHGALELATRRRIGKSMVGQYDQAILLPNSLKSALVPYFAGIPKRTGWRGEFRYVLLNDVRTLDKARYPLMIERFMALAYEPGADLPTPYPRPSLQIDPVTRDAALAKFGLMLDRPVLALCPGAEFGESKRWPSEHYAKVAEMKIREGWQVWLFGSKNDHSVGEDIRQRLIPGLREEAVNLSGDTSLAEAIDLLSCADSVVSNDSGLMHVAAALNRPLVAVYGSTSPGFTPPLADKVEVVRLGLDCSPCFERTCRFGHYNCLRQLLPQPVSDALQRLQGSVVEVR, encoded by the coding sequence ATGAATATTCTGATCGTTGGGCCCAGTTGGGTCGGTGACATGGTGATGGCGCAGACACTGTTCCAGTGCCTGAAACAGCGTCATCCCGACTGCCAAATCGACGTGCTCGCCCCCGAGTGGAGCCGGCCGATCCTCGAGCGCATGCCCCAGGTGCGCAAGGCCTTGAGCTTCCCGCTCGGCCACGGTGCCCTCGAATTGGCGACGCGCCGGCGCATCGGCAAATCCATGGTTGGCCAGTACGACCAGGCGATCCTGTTGCCCAACTCGCTCAAGTCGGCGCTGGTGCCGTATTTCGCCGGCATCCCCAAACGCACCGGCTGGCGCGGCGAGTTTCGCTACGTCTTGCTCAACGATGTGCGCACCCTCGACAAAGCACGCTACCCGCTGATGATCGAGCGCTTCATGGCCCTGGCCTACGAGCCAGGTGCCGACCTGCCGACGCCGTACCCGCGCCCCAGCTTGCAGATCGACCCGGTGACCCGTGACGCGGCCCTGGCCAAGTTCGGCCTGATGCTCGACCGTCCGGTGCTGGCGCTGTGCCCAGGCGCGGAGTTTGGCGAGTCCAAGCGCTGGCCGTCGGAGCATTACGCCAAAGTCGCCGAGATGAAGATTCGCGAAGGCTGGCAAGTGTGGTTGTTCGGTTCGAAAAACGATCACTCGGTGGGCGAGGACATCCGCCAGCGCCTGATCCCTGGGCTGCGCGAAGAAGCGGTGAACCTCAGCGGCGACACGTCACTGGCCGAAGCCATCGACCTGCTGTCCTGCGCCGACTCGGTGGTGTCCAACGACTCCGGCCTGATGCACGTGGCTGCCGCGTTGAATCGCCCACTCGTGGCGGTGTACGGCTCGACCTCGCCTGGCTTCACACCGCCGTTGGCCGACAAGGTCGAAGTGGTGCGCCTGGGCCTGGATTGCAGCCCGTGTTTTGAGCGTACCTGCCGTTTCGGCCACTACAATTGCCTGCGCCAACTGCTGCCGCAACCGGTCAGCGACGCGTTGCAGCGGTTGCAAGGCTCTGTGGTCGAGGTCCGTTAG